The Oscarella lobularis chromosome 8, ooOscLobu1.1, whole genome shotgun sequence nucleotide sequence TGAGAAGACTTCTATTGGGGGTTGTACTCACttgaaaataattgaaaTCTTTTCTGCTCAATTTTCCGTCTCCGTCCAAGTCAGATCGAACGAATATTTCATCCAAAACTCGTCTAGAAAACAAGAGATGATGAAAAATGAGTTTTTTGACGTAAACGCCCCCTTACTTGCAGTCTAAGGTAAATTGGTTATCATCATCAATCAATTGCTTTTTTGAATTGTCGTCGGATGGTTTGGAAGGAAGGTGAGAGAAGTAGCAACCGGACGTGAAAGGGAAAAGATGATAGACTGATTCACCGGGGTCAATGTCTACTTTTAGTAGCTGACTCTGTGgcagtttaattaattttataaatatttatcttctttttctaccTGTCCTCCCTTTTTTCCGGATCCGTCTGTATAATCAATCATTTCAAAATTAGAAGAGGATTCGCGTAAAAGAAACAGAGTGACGTCAGTTGGAATTTGGCTCACTAAACAAAGACACTTGATTTTATATGGAGAAATAGCTCCAGGGTCAACTTGTACTTAGAGACAGAAATAGGGTCGTAGGCTTGCTCACTTCCACTCGGAATTGATGACATGAGATGTTGGATTGTCTTACGTAAAAACAGCTCTTAGCACGAACGTGATGCCAAGTCTAGAGTCAATGGAATGTCGCTcttctatttatttaattaattatgtcTCCTAACCTTACCTTTAGATTTTTCGGTTCTTTTACTTTTGAtttgcttctctttttcacAGGCGATAATTTCGATTCCTTTGCTGTTATGacgttttgaaattttgaaatttctgaTGATGATTTTGCTTTGAGTTTTTCtttggcgtcgacggcggcgagagaAACGGAAGCTGTCGTAAATGTATCACTCTTCGATTGAAGTTGATGACGTTGAGATGATGGAACCATGACAACCaagtcatcttcttcttcatcattgTCACTTCCTTCAGAAATAGTAGCAGTTGCTTCAACTGTTTCCACAATTGGAGTTGAATTAGGTAAAATATTtatcgttctctttttttcattttcttgtttttgtgTGAAGAGTTTTTTCAAAGCGGCTGTTTGGCATTCTTTGCTCGTGCTTAAAACCATTTGACAGAATTCAGCGTAGTCTAATTTTCCATCTCGATTTGTGTCTGCGTCATCCATTAGCGCCTGCACTTCTTCATCTGATAGCTTTTCTCCTCTCTAATACAtcaaaaaaaacatcaaaatACATTTATAGACTATGGGcatttttttgacttttgtTAGAAGATTTTTGAGTTCTCTGTGTGAGATGAAACCGTCTCCGTTtgtgtcaatttttttgaaagattTCATTAGATCGTTCATAGTTTGAGGTTGAATTTTGCGTAGAATGGCGTAAAATTGTTCAAATGTCACTTGAAGGAAATTTCGCTTTTGGAACGATAAGAAATATTTTTCGCCTACTTTGTTCATCTTCAGCAGGCCAATGAGAATCGACCAATTTACGAGACGGATTTCTTCCAGACTGTTGCAGCActaggaaagaagaaagagataaaaatcgacgtttgGCCGGTTTTTGAGGTCTCACGAGAAGTAAagtcgcttttcttcgtcaaattGACCTTTGTCGTATCGAACAATGTCAGCCACGCGGCTTCCGCTTCGCTATAAGCGTCCGAAACGGCTGCAGAGACGCTCGCAGTCGTCGCCATGTTGTTATTCTTCGAGACAGAGTGATATCAACGTCGGTTTCAAATGCAAAGATGATGCTAAAGAATAAGCAGAGACGACAGGAACTCTATCgtaaagagaagaagataaaaaagaaagagaagagagaaaggcaGGCGAAGAGGAAACGAGAAGCGGAGGAAGAAATGGAAGGAGAAGAGGTGCATGGCATGAGATTCTCATATTAGACTAATCTAGACGTTCTACGTAAGACTGCTCCACCTCCCAAGCAAAAGCCGAAGACGATTGAAAGTATGAGGGTTCGCGATGAGACGATCGTTGAGGAGAACGATGAAGAGGTGCCCGAGATCCCTAAAGGGGGCCCCACATCAATTTTTCGATTTAGGTTTTGGCTGATGAAAAGACCGATGAATTGTCTGCTTATTTCGATCAAAAAACGACGCCTAAAGTGCTTCTAACGAGCAATGCAAAATGTCATCTCGTAAGAAGAAGGAcacattttttaattaaaatttttcaCCTTTCTGATCAGAGAACGGTCAAATTCATGGAAGAACTTCTCGACACAATTCCCAATTGCgagtttcgtcgacgaaaaatcgtcgacgtcaaaaaagtgATTGAGCAAGCGAAAGATCATCAAttcactgacgtcatcgtcgtcaacgaagaTAGAAAACAACCAAGTAAACACGAAAtagattaataattaaataattaattgacgtAGATGGAATATTTTTGTGTCATCTACCTGATGGCCCAACAGCTCatttcaaattgacgtcagtcaAACTGAGTGAACAAATAAGAGTaattgaataaataaataattaatttatatatGATTATTTCGTATTAGCGTCATGGCAGACGAACTCATCATAAACCGGAAGTtctattaaataattttagtACGCGATTGGGTCATACTGTGGGTCGTATGCTCGTCGCTCTTTTTCCTCAACGTCCCCAATTCAAGGGGAGAAGTGCCGTCACGTTTCATAATCAAAGAGACTATATCTTCTTTCGACATCATCGATatattttcaaaaatgaaaagaggGTTGGAATGCAAGAATTGGGTCCGAGATTCACTCTCAAATTGCGTTCGCTTCAAAGGGGAACATTCGATTCAAAACACGGCGAATTTATTTGGATTCATAGGGTAAGCTTTGGTattagtatttatttatttatttattttcgttGGGTAGCGCAAAGAAATGGATACGAGTCGGCGCAAATTTCATTTATGATGATTATGCAGAAAACTCTTGCTTGTTGTATTTTAAAAAGTCGATGGCATAGGACTgtcaaatagaaaaaaaaggaaaaggattgTCTTGAGCGCAGCAGCAGTAGTAGTTCCTAGACTGTGGTGCGCCACTGCCgcttattattattattattatagatTATTCTCTAATAGACGCGGGGTCGTCGCCTATTTCGTCATAATTATCCCTCCCTTccttttaattaaccttTTTATTATGATACGATGCatttttgttgttgtgaaccgtttttcgtcgtcgccactcCTTGATTGGCTGCTTGATGTCGTAATGATAACAATTTCAATTGatgttctaaaagatcggGATTGACTAGTTTAATTTGTTCCATGAGAAGCTGAAAGGCTTCCGTTATATTGAGTCCAGTCTAGGGGGGAAGTGATTAGGGTTATTGGGGTTATAGGGGGGTTAAGGGGGTTACCTTGGCTGATGTTTCTATGAAGGGACAATGAATGGAACGACAATAGGTGACGATTTCATCGAAAGGaatcgatcgcgtcgattcgagatcCTTTTTATTTCCCACAATGACCATGGGtagttcgtcttcgtcttcgtgtTCGCGTAGAATTTGTTCTCGAAGTCGCTTCACTTCCTGCCAACTGAAAGGCGAATTGATtgcaaagagaacgagaaaggCGTCGCCGTGCGATAGAGCCGTATTTCGAAAAGCCGAGAATTCGTCTTGACCCGCTGTATCCACGATTTCAACGTCAAATACTTGACTACCATATTCcaccttttaattaattaattaattaattaaaagaattcattcatttattttagTAGTACGTACCTCTTTAAAATAGCTCTCTTCTACGCTCGCGAAAagtcgagaaaagaaaagaaagagcaatcaatatacatgtatgtatgGGGGTGAGACACGCCCCTCCCATGATGTTGCTTACCCACTGTTGGATCGTAGTACTAAAGAAACACATTACGTATATAAAGATAGGCGCGAATGAAGGACGGCGAATAcctcgacgaattcgtctttCAAATATCGCAGCGTAACACAGCTTTTTCCAACTCCGCCGCTTCCCACGACGCACAGCGTTATAGGAGCGACAGACGACGTTGTCAACGATCCAAACTTTCCTCTCTTACTTGCGCTAGTCGCAGTGACGCTCTTCGCCGCCCCTCCGTTTGCTAGAACTGCGGAGGACATGAGGATCACGTCAAAggctctctttttctttattccAACGAAACGGCAGCTTGCGCTCAGCTCTACTTCGACGAATGAAGAGCGTCAACAGCCTAGAGGCGGACTCAGCAGCCTTTTGCGCTGTCGCGTGTGCAGAACGGAGTAAACAAGTGGTGAACGCCCACGTCAATGCTTACGTCATTTCAGAGAGTGAACAACAggaagcgcgcgcgcgcggcagagagagagagagagagagggagagagaacAAACACCTTTTTAGCtaatcgtcttttttgatTTGACTCTTCATCGACGACCAGTAGATGCAATTCTTCGTTTCAAGTCCAAATTGGACGTAGTGAAAATAGGCGAGAAAGAGCAGAAAGTGAAGACAAGAATAGATGGAAATCAAAACGGGATAAAGATCGGGATAAAAATGTGGCGGTGGAACGAAGTGATAGCCAACATGAAGCAATCCCATTCCACAAATTGAAGTCGAAAactaaataaaaacaaaaaattactCTCTAAGTGcagagacaaaaaaaagaatttacTAATAATTTGGAGAGTCTGTCaggaaagagacgaaaagtggtaagagaaaagacgagaaacAAAGTCACCACTCCCAAATATGCCCACGTAAGACCGTCTTTTAGAAACAATGGATACATGctacaagaaaagaagatgaTGACGGTTTTTGTGAAAGATACGCTCTACTGTATTGTACCTAGATGTAGCAATAATAAGAAACCAAACGGATGGAAAAGGACCGTAAGGCAAAAGCAACGTTGCAATGCTAagacaacaacaacaacaacaacattGTTATTGGTGGTAAACATCCCACTCCATCTTCTTACGTACAGAGCAGCAAgcaaaattgatttttcgtggacttgaaacgagaagagaaagaaagacagaGACGAATTCATCTAACCAAATGCATGAAATCACGTGTGTTAATTAGAGAAGACTACATTTTCTCACCAAAGAGAGGAGAAACTTTTCGAAAGTAGGTTTTCTGACGAGATTGATAGACGAAGGAAGAAGACTTAGTAACGTTGTAACAAAACTGTCGATAAGCAAAgcaactgacgtcataataaAAGAGACGGTACAGTGTTCTGACTGACCAAATGCGAAGGAGCTGATCCCCAGAAAAGAGATGTTTTAATTTCACAATTACAGAAAGAGAGCACCACACATTAGCTACTTTGTCCTGAGACCACcgaaaaataaatcaaagaTGACGACAAAAAATGATCTGTACCTCAAAAAGTCCTCTTGCAACGGGGAAAAGTCGATGGACAACTTGCAGTGCTGAATTTACATTTCCCAGGAACGGTAACCAGCTACAAAGGGAAAAAATTAGATTCCTCCTGGGTAATTAGGTAGTAAAATTCAAAGACCATAAAATAAAGGTGAGCAGAACACTGAGGcccaaatagaaaaattttgtCATCctatcaaaaaatcaaatgtATGTACACTGTATCATGTACACAGAAGACTTGGGTACCTTTTGTGGAATGTTGATTCTGACCAACAACGACCCAAtaggtaaaagaaaaagggaaagGAATGATAGAGTTCCATTTGTTTGTAATTGAGAGCACAAGAAAAAGCAATTGATGCCAGAATATCGTTTCCATTTTCAATACAAATAATTGCCCAAAGAGCAAATCCTAAACTGACACAGTTGtacctagaaaaaaacatcaTCATAAGCAAACGTTTTTAAACAGCGAAAACATACTGGAAATGACCGTGATCAATCAAAAGAGTGGCTGGCTGGAGCAACATAATGAAAAAGAGTAGCACTTTGGGCACTTGATGatcttttgtcttcttcacACAGCGgatgcaaaagaaaaacaaagcaGGAATATATATCAGTAAATCCACAAGAAAAACTGTAGAAAAGGatctattttttaattaattaaatgatgTACAGTACAGACCGGTGTATCTCATAAAACGTTTGTGGTCAAGAGTTTCAAATCCTCGAGACGAGTGAAGTGCCACCCATTGAGGATTGATCACGTTTGCACTGgggagaaagaaattcaatacaaaaaagacgtttggtatgaaatattttttacaTGTATCCGCAGAACCAGCTGTGATATGCCGTCAAAGGTGGATAGTCTAGACCCCAATAGAGAAGATTGTTGTCCGTTCCATTTTCGTACCAGTGAGAAATAGGTAAATTATATGTTATCTCCATCCAATGTCTCTGAGCTTCAAAATCTCCGTACATAGGTCCTTTTGAAGCGCCTAGAAAGATAAAGGAATCGTGCTTAGGGAAGGCAGGGGAGAGATTCTAAAGTCTGACCTGAATAAGGATGAAGAGAGACGCCGATGCGAACGAGAAGACTGACGAGCAGAGATAAAACCCAGCACGACCAGTGACTGTCGATTTCCttctccgacgacgtcatggAGCTAGAGTAGGTCCTTTTTCTCAGTGCAACCCGAAGTCTAATCCGGGTTCTCAAGTCAGATGTGAGGGCGTGGGAAATCCGTCGACCTCGTTTCGAACAAAATCAACTGTTTAGACTAATATTTGGAAACGCGTACATTTGCCTAGTGCAATGGTGTAGTATTTACTACGGAGGATGCGTAAAAAGAGGGAATCGTTTGAGTGCGGTTGGCTTGGCTCCCATTTGTCAATAGTCGACCAATGCGCGATGCAATCGAGCGAAAGGCACCAACGAAAGTTCGTAGAAATAGGAAAGCGACGAGTGAGCGAGAAAGGCGTAATTGGTGATAAGTGAATTATAATTGGCATGCGTAGTTGCAAGTGAGACTCGCCCCATGCAGTCGTGACGCACACGCTGGCAACGATGCCAACTGGGCGCTGCTGCtacgacgagtcgacgtcaaaggCGAAGCCCCTCCCTCATTGACAGAATGCAAGTGGTCGTCGGTTCGACACGCCTTCCACGAGGCGTATCTTTCATTCAAGTGAAGCCGAGAACGCCTTTGTCTTTTCTCGCTACCAACGGCTCCCTATCGATCGATGGAGCGGCGACAAAGAAAGTCTGCGCTGGCGGTGGACAGCAACAACTTCACACTCCCGCTGCCATATGTCAACAAAAGGCTGTTCAATGGTTCCGGACGAA carries:
- the LOC136189951 gene encoding EF-hand calcium-binding domain-containing protein 7-like, producing MATTASVSAAVSDAYSEAEAAWLTLFDTTKVNLTKKSDFTSLLQQSGRNPSRKLVDSHWPAEDEQMTFEQFYAILRKIQPQTMNDLMKSFKKIDTNGDGFISHRELKNLLTKRGEKLSDEEVQALMDDADTNRDGKLDYAEFCQMVLSTSKECQTAALKKLFTQKQENEKKRTINILPNSTPIVETVEATATISEGSDNDEEEDDLVVMVPSSQRHQLQSKSDTFTTASVSLAAVDAKEKLKAKSSSEISKFQNVITAKESKLSPVKKRSKSKVKEPKNLKTWHHVRAKSCFYVRQSNISCHQFRVEVSKPTTLFLSLMSQIPTDVTLFLLRESSSNFEMIDYTDGSGKKGGQSQLLKVDIDPGESVYHLFPFTSGCYFSHLPSKPSDDNSKKQLIDDDNQFTLDCKRVLDEIFVRSDLDGDGKLSRKDFNYFQIVASEEECDNETWDIMKENFEMSEEDKLTRKGFFDLHMETVKDEQGNGVEDLWETFKAFGYNNNLEFVNAWCFNFDVYCEQCKPEVSVTSFGRIGAREESAMIDAIQRHGHSAHVKTNPPGIVFHKLEIHGRTTLAVEYNQGSEKDKSSVSVNVDCSGSNNCVSHHKTLSHTVQVAPLQTKIVHHLLAADLKKSAKPKWAVSIQKK
- the LOC136189963 gene encoding ribosome production factor 1-like, whose protein sequence is MMLKNKQRRQELYRKEKKIKKKEKRERQAKRKREAEEEMEGEETAPPPKQKPKTIESMRVRDETIVEENDEEVLADEKTDELSAYFDQKTTPKVLLTSNAKCHLRTVKFMEELLDTIPNCEFRRRKIVDVKKVIEQAKDHQFTDVIVVNEDRKQPNGIFLCHLPDGPTAHFKLTSVKLSEQIRRHGRRTHHKPEVLLNNFSTRLGHTVGRMLVALFPQRPQFKGRSAVTFHNQRDYIFFRHHRYIFKNEKRVGMQELGPRFTLKLRSLQRGTFDSKHGEFIWIHRRKEMDTSRRKFHL
- the LOC136189967 gene encoding ras-like protein rasD, with the translated sequence MSSAVLANGGAAKSVTATSASKRGKFGSLTTSSVAPITLCVVGSGGVGKSCVTLRYLKDEFVEYYDPTVEESYFKEVEYGSQVFDVEIVDTAGQDEFSAFRNTALSHGDAFLVLFAINSPFSWQEVKRLREQILREHEDEDELPMVIVGNKKDLESTRSIPFDEIVTYCRSIHCPFIETSAKTGLNITEAFQLLMEQIKLVNPDLLEHQLKLLSLRHQAANQGVATTKNGSQQQKCIVS
- the LOC136189957 gene encoding dolichyl pyrophosphate Man9GlcNAc2 alpha-1,3-glucosyltransferase-like, yielding MTSSEKEIDSHWSCWVLSLLVSLLVRIGVSLHPYSGASKGPMYGDFEAQRHWMEITYNLPISHWYENGTDNNLLYWGLDYPPLTAYHSWFCGYIANVINPQWVALHSSRGFETLDHKRFMRYTVFLVDLLIYIPALFFFCIRCVKKTKDHQVPKVLLFFIMLLQPATLLIDHGHFQYNCVSLGFALWAIICIENGNDILASIAFSCALNYKQMELYHSFPFFFYLLGRCWSESTFHKRMTKFFYLGLSVLLTFILCWLPFLGNVNSALQVVHRLFPVARGLFEDKVANVWCSLSVIVKLKHLFSGDQLLRICFVTTLLSLLPSSINLVRKPTFEKFLLSLMNSSLSFFLFSFQVHEKSILLAALIATLLLPYGPFPSVWFLIIATSSMYPLFLKDGLTWAYLGVVTLFLVFSLTTFRLFPDRLSKLLFSTSICGMGLLHVGYHFVPPPHFYPDLYPVLISIYSCLHFLLFLAYFHYVQFGLETKNCIYWSSMKSQIKKDD